The following proteins come from a genomic window of Nocardiopsis sp. YSL2:
- a CDS encoding MbtH family NRPS accessory protein produces MEQDPNDAHTVVVNDEEQYSLWPVGAACPPGWRPVGVSGSRRQCLDWIAVNWTDQRPRSLRERLSAKGPT; encoded by the coding sequence ATGGAGCAGGACCCGAACGACGCACACACCGTGGTGGTCAACGACGAGGAGCAGTACTCGCTGTGGCCCGTCGGGGCCGCCTGCCCCCCGGGCTGGCGCCCTGTGGGGGTGAGCGGAAGCCGGCGCCAGTGTCTGGACTGGATCGCCGTGAACTGGACGGACCAAAGACCGCGGTCACTCCGTGAACGCCTGAGCGCGAAGGGCCCGACATGA
- a CDS encoding MFS transporter, whose translation MSEQGSLWRDRSFLTLWLGQSASEMGIAITTIVLPLVAITVLDANTAEVGALKAMASIAVLLVAVPAGLYIDRVSKRRLMIACNVVRALVLLSIPVLALMGLLSMLWLYAAAFLIGAMVIIFGIAYHAYIPALVTRDHLPEANARIEVTESIARVGGPSAGSMLNGRIGGPPTLLVDAVLSLLSAVAVAFLPKDAPRGRAAGDASTTAPRGRGQWWNSVREGFVLLGANPPLARTALTTVGSMFCLSMVNAVFLYLLVVDLGLSPVSVAAVFFVGESGGLLAAMLASSIMRRVGSARIMWLAVFLSPAGLLLLLAPALPLVFAIGYLLLTSIRFVLFDISQYSYRQAACPLDKLGAITASIRFCIGAASAAGALVGGWLGVPLGTRGAILIATILMCVFALPVLFSGLRRTRDIEDLPTITVPEHLPGTTPAP comes from the coding sequence ATGTCTGAGCAGGGATCACTCTGGCGTGATCGCTCTTTTCTCACCCTTTGGCTCGGGCAGTCGGCAAGCGAAATGGGAATAGCGATCACCACGATCGTCCTACCGCTTGTGGCCATCACCGTGCTGGACGCCAACACCGCGGAGGTAGGTGCACTCAAGGCCATGGCGTCCATCGCCGTGCTCCTCGTGGCAGTCCCCGCTGGGCTCTACATCGACCGTGTGAGCAAACGCAGGCTGATGATCGCGTGCAACGTCGTGCGAGCCCTCGTCCTCCTGTCGATCCCCGTCCTGGCGCTCATGGGACTGCTGTCGATGCTCTGGCTCTACGCTGCGGCGTTCCTCATCGGGGCCATGGTCATCATCTTCGGCATCGCCTACCACGCCTACATACCGGCGTTGGTGACCCGCGACCACCTCCCCGAGGCCAACGCCAGGATCGAGGTCACCGAGTCGATCGCCCGCGTCGGCGGACCCAGCGCGGGCTCCATGCTCAACGGCCGCATCGGCGGCCCTCCCACACTGCTCGTCGACGCCGTGCTCTCTCTCCTGAGCGCCGTGGCGGTGGCTTTCCTACCCAAGGATGCACCCCGGGGCAGGGCGGCTGGCGACGCTTCCACAACCGCGCCGCGCGGCCGCGGCCAGTGGTGGAATTCGGTACGCGAGGGATTCGTTCTTCTCGGCGCCAATCCACCGCTGGCGCGAACAGCCCTGACCACCGTCGGTTCGATGTTCTGCCTCAGCATGGTGAATGCGGTATTCCTCTACCTATTGGTAGTCGACCTCGGGCTCTCCCCCGTGTCCGTGGCCGCCGTCTTCTTCGTCGGGGAAAGCGGCGGCCTGCTCGCGGCAATGCTCGCCTCTTCCATCATGCGGCGCGTGGGAAGTGCACGGATCATGTGGCTGGCCGTCTTCCTCAGTCCGGCGGGCCTGCTCCTGCTTCTGGCCCCGGCTCTGCCCCTGGTATTCGCCATCGGCTACCTGCTCCTGACGTCGATCAGGTTCGTCCTCTTCGACATCTCGCAGTACTCCTACCGGCAGGCAGCCTGCCCGCTCGACAAACTCGGGGCCATCACGGCCAGCATCCGCTTCTGTATCGGCGCGGCCTCTGCCGCGGGTGCACTCGTCGGCGGCTGGCTGGGGGTGCCGTTGGGCACACGAGGCGCCATCCTCATCGCGACCATCCTCATGTGCGTGTTCGCCCTGCCCGTGCTCTTCTCCGGCCTCCGCCGCACACGCGACATCGAGGATCTGCCGACGATCACTGTCCCCGAACACCTGCCTGGAACCACCCCGGCTCCCTGA